A region of Microbacterium suwonense DNA encodes the following proteins:
- a CDS encoding N-acetylglucosamine kinase → MSHEALLLGIDAGGTSTRAVLTDMHGQCLGYGVGGRGNPISAGPERAAEGVLDAVRAALSATGRTLAEVSVIVPAMAGMRASGGVDWLLDRLVEHGFVGRLVFESDLLATYFSGAASTFGYALVSGTGACVIRVQDGRIERTGDGLGWLLGDRGSGFWIGQEIARAAVQDLDGTGPRTALTDRVLAHCDIVRTDARVDGRPRELEQLVGALYSLPPIELAGLAPYAFEETDAVAHGILTAAGEHLADTLCAVLTGPGPLVVGGSVLSRTGPVRDAFLARLGVPGSRWTCARSAMGRSGRRCSRCARQEGGRTTRSSRVSPRRWTRSARDRQRAVAERESGTAGRRLEGL, encoded by the coding sequence ATGAGTCACGAAGCGCTGCTGCTGGGCATCGACGCCGGCGGAACCTCGACCAGAGCGGTGCTGACCGACATGCACGGGCAGTGCCTCGGCTACGGCGTCGGCGGGCGCGGCAATCCGATCTCGGCGGGCCCGGAGCGGGCGGCGGAAGGTGTGCTGGATGCCGTTCGCGCAGCCCTGTCCGCGACCGGCCGCACTCTCGCCGAGGTCTCGGTGATCGTCCCGGCGATGGCGGGGATGCGAGCCTCCGGCGGTGTCGACTGGCTGCTGGATCGGCTGGTGGAGCACGGTTTCGTGGGGCGTCTGGTGTTCGAGTCGGATCTGCTCGCGACCTACTTCAGTGGCGCGGCGTCGACGTTCGGATACGCGCTGGTGTCGGGGACGGGCGCATGCGTGATCCGCGTGCAGGACGGGCGCATCGAGAGGACCGGGGATGGCCTGGGCTGGCTGCTCGGCGACCGGGGGAGCGGTTTCTGGATCGGTCAGGAGATCGCCAGGGCGGCCGTGCAGGATCTCGACGGCACGGGGCCGCGAACCGCGCTGACCGATCGCGTCCTGGCGCATTGCGACATCGTCAGGACGGACGCTCGAGTGGATGGACGCCCGCGCGAGCTCGAGCAGCTGGTGGGCGCGCTCTATTCCCTCCCTCCGATCGAGCTGGCAGGCCTCGCACCCTACGCGTTCGAGGAGACGGATGCCGTGGCCCACGGCATCCTCACCGCGGCTGGCGAGCATCTTGCCGACACGCTCTGCGCAGTGCTGACGGGACCTGGACCGCTCGTGGTCGGCGGCAGCGTACTCTCTCGCACCGGGCCCGTGCGGGACGCCTTCCTGGCACGGCTGGGGGTGCCGGGCAGTCGCTGGACCTGCGCCCGGTCGGCGATGGGGCGGTCGGGGCGGCGGTGCTCGCGGTGCGCGCGGCAGGAGGGCGGCCGGACGACGCGATCCTCGCGCGTCTCACCGAGACGGTGGACGCGTTCCGCTCGTGACCGACAGCGTGCCGTCGCCGAGCGGGAGTCGGGCACCGCGGGCCGTAGACTTGAGGGTCTATGA
- a CDS encoding YhjD/YihY/BrkB family envelope integrity protein — MEGSSDSERPGLFARVSATLIRRLLRWRLVRAALLYTGRRGPVLADAVTYRALFSVFAAVLLGFSAAALWLSGNEQAWDAVVSAVDSALPGLIATSDGEGIVDLDVISAPGGLSIAGIVSLIGLVGSALGAIGTLRTAMRTIAGTIAADSAWYLVMLRNLALALLIAVAFAGAAALTFAGDVIVHAIGSGWGSPTAVSWGVRIVSLLVVFALNAVLIGSAFRILSGVRASGRALWSGAALGALALLVLQELSGLFVGGAKSNPLLVSFASLLALLLWLNLSTQVILLSSAFIVVSVQEERDRVAAKYGADTLADAAVRLAEDDVRAATAALRSARSAADREH, encoded by the coding sequence ATGGAGGGCTCATCCGATTCCGAACGCCCGGGCCTGTTCGCACGGGTGTCGGCGACGCTGATCAGACGGCTGCTGCGTTGGCGACTGGTGCGCGCTGCGCTGCTGTACACAGGCCGACGCGGACCCGTGCTGGCGGATGCCGTGACCTATCGCGCATTGTTCAGCGTGTTCGCGGCTGTGCTGCTGGGGTTCTCGGCGGCCGCACTGTGGCTTTCGGGCAACGAGCAGGCGTGGGATGCCGTGGTCTCGGCGGTGGACTCGGCACTACCGGGCCTGATCGCCACGTCGGACGGCGAGGGGATCGTCGATCTCGACGTCATCTCGGCACCCGGCGGACTGTCGATCGCGGGCATCGTCTCGCTGATCGGGCTGGTCGGTTCCGCGCTCGGTGCGATCGGCACCCTGCGCACGGCCATGCGCACCATCGCGGGAACGATCGCCGCGGATTCCGCCTGGTACCTGGTGATGCTGCGCAACCTCGCACTCGCGCTGCTGATCGCGGTCGCCTTCGCCGGCGCCGCCGCCCTGACCTTCGCCGGTGATGTGATCGTCCATGCGATCGGCAGCGGCTGGGGGTCGCCGACCGCCGTGTCGTGGGGCGTGCGCATCGTCTCGCTCCTGGTGGTGTTCGCCTTGAACGCGGTGCTGATCGGGTCGGCGTTCCGCATCCTGTCGGGCGTGCGGGCGTCGGGTCGCGCGCTCTGGTCCGGGGCGGCGCTGGGGGCGCTGGCCCTGCTGGTGCTCCAGGAGCTCTCCGGGCTGTTCGTCGGCGGCGCGAAATCGAATCCGCTGCTGGTCTCCTTCGCGTCGCTGCTGGCACTGCTGCTGTGGCTGAACCTGTCGACGCAGGTGATCCTGCTCTCCAGCGCCTTCATCGTGGTCTCGGTGCAGGAGGAACGCGATCGCGTGGCGGCGAAGTACGGCGCCGACACCCTCGCCGACGCTGCGGTGAGATTGGCGGAGGATGACGTGCGAGCGGCGACCGCGGCGCTGCGGTCGGCTCGATCCGCGGCCGACAGGGAGCACTGA
- the lysA gene encoding diaminopimelate decarboxylase: MHSAVSSPAPEWLVVPDDANDLAPAVWPASAERDGEGELVIGGVSAGDLVRTYGTPLQVLDEAEVRRRASATRAAFDAAAEAHGTTARVYYAGKALLNTTLVRWVMDEGLNVDVCTGGELEVALAAGADAGRLGFHGNNKSVAELERAVEAGVGTIVIDSEIEIERLAAIVARGGSSQRVMLRVNSGVHAETHDFLATAHEDQKFGTPLSAAPALVARIREIAGLEFAGLHCHIGSQIFGVAGFRESAARVLDLHQELLSGGEIPQLNLGGGFGIAYTRADTPEPIERLAEGIVSAVAEGCAARGIRIPALSFEPGRAIVGNAGVTLYEVGTLKDVALETGSRRYVSVDGGMSDNARPALYGAQYSARLASRAGQGDPVLVRVVGKHCESGDVVVDHEYLPADIVPGDLLAVPATGAYCAPLSSNYNHIPRPPIVAVNAGESRVIVRGESLHDLLARDAGIAR, translated from the coding sequence GTGCATTCAGCTGTCTCCTCGCCCGCCCCAGAATGGCTGGTCGTGCCCGACGACGCCAACGACCTCGCGCCAGCGGTCTGGCCCGCCTCGGCCGAGCGCGACGGTGAAGGCGAGCTGGTCATCGGCGGCGTCTCCGCCGGCGACCTCGTCCGCACCTACGGGACCCCGCTGCAGGTGCTCGACGAGGCCGAGGTGCGCCGTCGCGCATCTGCGACGCGAGCGGCTTTCGACGCTGCCGCCGAAGCGCATGGCACCACCGCCCGCGTGTACTACGCAGGCAAGGCGCTGCTGAACACCACGCTGGTGCGCTGGGTGATGGACGAGGGCCTGAACGTCGACGTCTGCACCGGCGGCGAGCTGGAGGTCGCCCTGGCAGCAGGAGCGGATGCCGGACGGCTCGGCTTCCACGGCAACAACAAATCCGTGGCAGAGCTGGAGCGCGCCGTCGAGGCGGGTGTGGGCACGATCGTCATCGACAGCGAGATCGAGATCGAGCGGCTCGCCGCGATCGTCGCACGCGGCGGATCCTCGCAGCGGGTGATGCTGCGGGTGAACAGCGGCGTGCACGCCGAGACGCACGACTTCCTGGCCACCGCCCACGAGGATCAGAAGTTCGGCACACCGTTGAGCGCCGCACCGGCCCTGGTCGCGCGGATCCGCGAGATCGCAGGCCTGGAGTTCGCCGGGCTGCACTGTCACATCGGCTCGCAGATCTTCGGTGTGGCCGGTTTCCGCGAATCCGCAGCGCGTGTGCTGGATCTGCATCAGGAGCTGCTCTCCGGAGGCGAGATCCCGCAGCTGAACCTCGGCGGCGGGTTCGGGATCGCCTACACCCGGGCCGACACCCCCGAGCCCATCGAGCGTCTCGCCGAGGGGATCGTCTCGGCTGTGGCCGAGGGATGCGCCGCCCGCGGCATCCGCATCCCGGCGCTGTCGTTCGAACCCGGTCGCGCGATCGTCGGCAACGCCGGGGTGACGCTGTACGAGGTCGGCACCCTCAAGGACGTCGCGCTCGAGACCGGCAGTCGTCGCTATGTCAGCGTGGACGGCGGCATGAGCGACAACGCCCGCCCGGCGCTGTACGGCGCTCAGTACTCGGCCCGTCTCGCATCGCGAGCCGGCCAGGGCGACCCCGTGCTGGTGCGCGTGGTCGGAAAGCACTGCGAATCCGGCGACGTCGTCGTCGACCACGAATACCTGCCCGCCGACATCGTGCCGGGCGATCTGCTCGCCGTTCCCGCCACGGGTGCGTACTGCGCGCCGCTGTCGAGCAACTACAACCACATTCCGCGGCCGCCGATCGTCGCCGTGAACGCCGGTGAGTCCCGCGTCATCGTGCGCGGCGAGAGCCTGCACGATCTGCTGGCACGGGACGCCGGCATCGCGCGGTGA
- a CDS encoding LmeA family phospholipid-binding protein — protein sequence MTAPPIVGNVRHRRARWPWILLVALGVLAALVVAAELLARTVVPGIVRSVVVEQLELPTDQQLEVQTAGILLPQLVWGTLHELRLSSDEVTIGGITGSAHVTATDVHIRGGALGTAKGTVSIDQTQFAALLRDSQLPDAEISLDAPNATVQGEISLLGRDIPVGLTVLPAADDGNLLLTPISVTLGGSQIDLQGLADLLGSAGEKLAGPQRICIADRLPAGITLTGLRIQGIRAVADISADGRITVDPALLENGSCPG from the coding sequence ATGACCGCGCCGCCGATCGTGGGGAACGTCCGGCATCGGCGGGCGCGGTGGCCGTGGATCCTGCTCGTCGCCCTGGGCGTGCTCGCCGCGCTGGTCGTGGCCGCTGAGCTGCTGGCCCGCACCGTGGTGCCGGGAATCGTGCGCTCCGTGGTCGTCGAGCAGCTGGAGCTGCCCACCGATCAGCAGCTCGAGGTGCAGACGGCCGGCATCCTGCTGCCGCAGCTGGTCTGGGGAACGCTGCACGAGCTGCGGCTGTCGTCGGACGAGGTGACGATCGGCGGCATCACCGGCTCCGCGCACGTCACCGCGACCGATGTGCACATTCGCGGCGGAGCGCTCGGCACGGCGAAGGGCACGGTATCGATAGATCAGACGCAGTTCGCGGCGCTGCTGCGGGACTCGCAGCTGCCGGATGCCGAGATCTCCCTGGACGCCCCGAACGCAACTGTGCAGGGCGAGATATCCCTGCTCGGACGCGACATCCCGGTCGGACTGACCGTACTCCCCGCGGCCGACGACGGTAACCTGCTGCTCACGCCGATCTCGGTGACCCTGGGCGGGAGCCAGATCGACCTCCAGGGGCTCGCGGACCTGCTCGGCTCCGCCGGGGAGAAGCTCGCCGGCCCGCAGCGCATCTGCATCGCCGATCGGCTCCCGGCCGGCATCACGCTCACCGGACTGCGTATCCAGGGCATCCGGGCGGTCGCCGACATCAGCGCCGACGGCCGCATCACCGTCGACCCCGCGCTGCTCGAGAACGGCAGCTGCCCAGGTTGA
- the argS gene encoding arginine--tRNA ligase, translated as MNPEALAAAILAVLTPVADSLRPDEELGLTASDVVLDRPRNRDHGDWATNIAMRLAKRLGTNPRELAQRIADGLAAVDGIAAVDVAGPGFINIRLEAAAAGALAKTIVDAGSAYGTNDSQAGVSVNVEFVSANPTGPLHIAHTRWAALGDSIVRLLLASGAHAVREYYINDAGAQMERFARSVLAAAKGDPTPEDGYPGEYIADLARRVLEAHPALLELPEDEQLVVARDQAYEYQLAEIKSSLERFNVPFDVWFSERTLHAASDDGGPSLVDRAVDRLRAQGHVFDEEGAVWVRTTDFGDDKDRVIRRSNGEYTYFAADAAYYLNKGDRGFQNKIYLLGADHHGYVNRLKAVAGAAGEDPEKNIQVLIGQMVSINGARLSKRAGNIIEMDDLLNWLGPDALRYSLERSPADSPLDLDPELLQKRTNDNPVFYVQYAHARTHNVARNAAASGVDRSEFAPELLTHETESALLGALQEFPRLVAFAAQVREPHRIARYLEELAGLYHRWYDTCRVIPKGDDPLETVHRTRLWLNDATGQVLRNGLQLLGVTAPERM; from the coding sequence ATGAACCCTGAAGCCCTCGCCGCAGCCATCCTCGCCGTTCTCACCCCGGTCGCGGACTCGCTGCGACCCGACGAGGAGCTCGGGCTGACGGCATCCGACGTCGTCCTGGATCGCCCGCGCAACCGCGATCACGGCGACTGGGCGACGAACATCGCGATGCGTCTGGCCAAACGGCTCGGCACGAACCCCCGCGAGCTGGCGCAGCGGATCGCCGACGGTCTGGCAGCTGTCGACGGGATCGCCGCCGTCGACGTCGCGGGACCGGGGTTCATCAACATCCGCCTGGAAGCGGCCGCGGCGGGTGCCCTCGCCAAGACCATCGTCGATGCCGGCTCCGCCTACGGCACCAATGATTCGCAGGCCGGTGTCTCGGTGAACGTCGAGTTCGTCTCGGCCAACCCCACCGGCCCCCTGCACATCGCCCACACCCGCTGGGCGGCGCTGGGCGACTCGATCGTGCGACTGCTGCTGGCCAGCGGCGCGCATGCCGTGCGCGAGTACTACATCAACGATGCGGGTGCGCAGATGGAGCGCTTCGCACGCTCGGTGCTGGCCGCGGCCAAGGGCGACCCGACCCCCGAGGACGGCTACCCGGGCGAGTACATCGCCGATCTGGCACGGCGCGTGCTCGAGGCGCATCCGGCCCTGCTGGAGCTGCCCGAGGACGAACAGCTGGTGGTCGCACGCGACCAGGCCTACGAATATCAGCTCGCCGAGATCAAGAGCTCGCTCGAGCGGTTCAACGTGCCCTTCGACGTCTGGTTCTCCGAGCGCACACTGCACGCCGCATCCGATGACGGCGGTCCGAGCCTGGTCGACCGGGCCGTCGACCGTCTGCGTGCCCAGGGGCATGTGTTCGACGAGGAGGGCGCCGTCTGGGTGCGCACCACCGACTTCGGCGACGACAAGGACAGGGTCATCCGCCGCTCCAACGGCGAGTACACCTACTTCGCCGCAGATGCCGCCTACTACCTGAACAAGGGCGACCGCGGCTTCCAGAACAAGATCTACCTGCTCGGCGCCGACCACCACGGCTATGTCAACCGGCTCAAGGCCGTCGCCGGCGCCGCGGGCGAGGATCCCGAGAAGAACATCCAGGTGCTGATCGGGCAGATGGTGTCGATCAACGGCGCGCGACTGTCCAAGCGCGCCGGCAACATCATCGAGATGGACGACCTGCTGAACTGGCTGGGGCCGGATGCGCTGCGCTACTCGCTGGAGCGCTCGCCCGCCGACTCGCCGCTCGACCTCGATCCCGAGCTGCTGCAGAAGCGGACCAACGACAACCCGGTGTTCTACGTGCAGTACGCGCACGCCCGCACGCACAACGTCGCCCGCAACGCGGCGGCATCCGGCGTCGACCGCTCGGAGTTCGCGCCCGAGCTGCTCACGCACGAGACCGAGAGCGCCCTGCTGGGCGCCCTGCAGGAGTTCCCGCGACTGGTGGCCTTCGCCGCACAGGTGCGCGAGCCGCACCGCATCGCGCGCTACCTCGAAGAGCTTGCCGGCCTCTACCACCGCTGGTACGACACCTGCCGCGTCATCCCCAAGGGAGACGACCCCCTCGAGACCGTGCACCGCACGCGACTGTGGCTGAACGACGCCACCGGTCAGGTGCTGCGCAACGGCCTGCAGCTGCTGGGCGTCACCGCTCCCGAGCGGATGTGA
- a CDS encoding VOC family protein produces MERWKPASYPSISPYLVCQDAEALIEFLGAAFGGVLQRRFDHPDGSLMHAEIKIDDSVVMIGGGATETARAPAHIHLYVEDAAATFARAVEAGASVIQEPVRKSEDDDLRGGVQDSSGTIWWIATQ; encoded by the coding sequence ATGGAACGCTGGAAACCGGCCTCCTACCCGTCGATCAGTCCCTACCTGGTCTGTCAGGACGCAGAGGCGCTCATCGAATTTCTCGGCGCGGCATTCGGCGGGGTTCTGCAGCGCAGATTCGACCATCCGGACGGATCGCTGATGCACGCCGAGATCAAGATCGATGACAGCGTCGTGATGATCGGCGGCGGGGCGACCGAGACCGCACGCGCACCGGCGCACATCCATCTGTATGTCGAAGATGCTGCTGCGACCTTCGCTCGGGCTGTCGAGGCCGGCGCGAGCGTCATCCAAGAGCCCGTGCGCAAGAGCGAGGACGATGACCTGCGTGGCGGTGTGCAGGATTCGTCGGGCACCATCTGGTGGATCGCAACGCAATAG
- a CDS encoding MurR/RpiR family transcriptional regulator — MTDAPGKVLQTLVALHVDSLESTAARLDLDSVMQVANSIAAARHVDIYGVGGSGVIAREFQGRLYRIGVNAHAWSDVHEGLTSAVMQNSSSVAVGISSTGRTEETVQMVSQAGASGAFTVAITHDADSWLAGLADVSLATAEPSHYLRPDDLSVKHSQLLVLDLLYLLVAQQMFGEASTRLAASAMAVSAHRRSPRAPKPASIAAEETR; from the coding sequence GTGACCGATGCGCCGGGCAAGGTGCTGCAGACGCTCGTCGCACTGCACGTGGACAGCCTGGAGAGCACTGCCGCCCGCCTCGACCTGGACAGCGTCATGCAGGTGGCCAACTCCATCGCGGCCGCTCGTCACGTCGACATCTACGGCGTCGGCGGCAGCGGTGTCATCGCCCGGGAGTTCCAGGGGCGCCTCTACCGCATCGGGGTCAACGCGCACGCGTGGTCGGATGTGCACGAGGGGCTCACCAGCGCCGTGATGCAGAACTCCAGTTCCGTCGCGGTGGGCATCTCCAGCACGGGTCGCACCGAGGAGACCGTGCAGATGGTGTCGCAGGCGGGTGCCTCCGGCGCCTTCACCGTGGCGATCACGCACGACGCGGACTCGTGGCTCGCCGGGCTCGCCGACGTCTCTCTGGCCACCGCCGAACCTTCGCACTACCTGCGCCCGGACGATCTGTCGGTGAAGCACTCTCAGCTGCTCGTGCTCGATCTGCTGTACCTGCTGGTCGCCCAGCAGATGTTCGGCGAGGCTTCCACACGCCTGGCGGCCAGCGCGATGGCGGTCTCGGCGCACCGCCGGTCGCCGCGCGCCCCCAAGCCCGCCTCCATCGCCGCCGAGGAGACCCGATGA